A genome region from Streptomyces pratensis includes the following:
- a CDS encoding LacI family DNA-binding transcriptional regulator produces MAAARVRSGGRPTLEEVAARAGVGRGTASRVINGSPRVSAQTREAVEAAVAELGYVPNRAARALAGNRTDAIALVVPESETRFFAEPYFSDIVRGVGAALADTEMQLLLTLAGNDRERRRLAQYLTAHRVDGVLLVSVHADDPLPDLLEQLGMPAVISGRRHAAETLPSVDSDNFEGARAAVDHFISRGRRSIATITGRLDVYGAQRRLDGYRKAVAAAGLDPDERLIAPADFSEEGGARAMRELLERRPDVDAVFAASDVMAAGARQVLRESGRRIPDDVALIGFDDSAVARHMDPPLTSVRQPIEEMGRTMARVLLQEIANRSSGDSPQERPRIVLPTELVVRDSS; encoded by the coding sequence ATGGCGGCAGCGCGAGTACGGAGTGGCGGGCGGCCCACGCTCGAAGAGGTGGCGGCGCGGGCCGGGGTGGGGCGCGGCACGGCCTCACGCGTCATCAACGGCTCGCCCCGGGTCAGCGCACAGACCCGGGAGGCCGTCGAGGCGGCGGTCGCCGAGCTGGGGTACGTGCCCAACCGGGCGGCGCGCGCGCTCGCGGGCAACCGCACGGACGCCATCGCCCTCGTCGTGCCCGAGTCCGAGACCCGGTTCTTCGCCGAGCCGTACTTCTCCGACATCGTGAGGGGTGTGGGGGCGGCCCTCGCCGACACCGAGATGCAGCTTCTGCTGACGCTCGCGGGGAACGACCGCGAGCGCCGCCGGCTCGCCCAGTACCTGACCGCGCACCGGGTCGACGGGGTGCTGCTGGTCTCGGTCCACGCCGACGACCCCCTGCCTGACCTCTTGGAGCAGCTCGGCATGCCCGCCGTGATCAGCGGCCGCAGGCACGCGGCGGAGACGCTTCCCTCCGTCGACTCCGACAACTTCGAGGGTGCCCGCGCGGCTGTCGACCACTTCATATCGCGAGGCCGTCGCTCCATCGCCACGATCACCGGCCGCCTGGACGTCTACGGTGCCCAGCGCCGCCTCGACGGCTACCGCAAGGCCGTCGCCGCAGCCGGCCTCGACCCCGACGAGCGGCTGATCGCGCCCGCCGACTTCAGTGAGGAGGGCGGCGCCCGCGCGATGCGGGAGCTGCTGGAGCGCCGCCCCGACGTGGACGCGGTCTTCGCCGCCTCCGACGTGATGGCGGCGGGCGCCCGCCAGGTCCTGCGCGAGTCGGGCCGCCGCATTCCGGACGACGTGGCCCTGATCGGCTTCGACGACTCGGCGGTGGCCCGTCACATGGACCCGCCCCTGACGAGCGTGCGCCAGCCGATCGAGGAGATGGGCCGGACGATGGCCCGAGTCCTGCTCCAGGAGATCGCCAACCGTTCGTCGGGTGACAGTCCCCAGGAGCGTCCGCGGATCGTGCTGCCCACGGAGCTGGTGGTGCGCGACTCGTCCTGA
- a CDS encoding carbohydrate ABC transporter permease produces MTTTSPMTAPEHRRVSKAPVRHEPARRRRFKPGAGRQHHAGPFAYFALAVVGLGSLFPLYWTLVAASRTQDEILDTTPPLIPGGNLFNNLEAAWEQANLGKAIVNTVIVSSSITLATLFFCTLAGYAFAKMRFKGRGALMTMVIATLTIPPQLSVVPLFMMMSDIGWGGQLESVIFPTLVSAFGVFFMRQYLLEALPYELIEAGRVDGANNLRIVWSIVLPVARPAMMVLGMLTFVQAWNDFFWPYLALNQQNPTLQVALGQLSASYVPDQSIVMAGALISTLPLLVVFVIFGKQIVGGIMSGAVKG; encoded by the coding sequence ATGACCACCACCAGCCCCATGACCGCGCCGGAACACCGCCGCGTCTCCAAGGCCCCGGTCCGTCACGAGCCCGCGCGCCGCCGCCGCTTCAAGCCCGGCGCCGGCCGCCAGCACCACGCGGGCCCCTTCGCCTACTTCGCACTCGCGGTCGTCGGCCTCGGCTCGCTGTTCCCGCTGTACTGGACGCTCGTGGCCGCGTCCCGCACCCAGGACGAGATCCTGGACACCACCCCGCCGCTCATCCCCGGCGGCAACCTGTTCAACAACCTCGAGGCGGCCTGGGAACAGGCCAACCTCGGCAAGGCCATCGTCAACACCGTGATCGTGTCGTCCAGCATCACCCTGGCGACGCTGTTCTTCTGCACGCTGGCCGGCTACGCCTTCGCGAAGATGCGCTTCAAGGGCCGTGGCGCGCTGATGACGATGGTCATCGCCACGCTGACGATCCCCCCGCAGCTCAGCGTCGTGCCGCTCTTCATGATGATGTCGGACATCGGCTGGGGCGGTCAGCTGGAGTCGGTGATCTTCCCGACCCTGGTGAGCGCGTTCGGTGTGTTCTTCATGCGCCAGTACCTCCTGGAGGCGCTGCCGTACGAGCTGATCGAGGCGGGCAGGGTCGACGGGGCGAACAACCTCCGCATCGTGTGGAGCATCGTGCTTCCGGTCGCCCGACCGGCCATGATGGTCCTCGGCATGCTCACCTTCGTCCAGGCCTGGAACGACTTCTTCTGGCCCTACCTCGCACTGAACCAGCAGAACCCGACCCTCCAGGTGGCCCTCGGCCAGCTGAGCGCGTCGTACGTCCCCGACCAGAGCATCGTCATGGCCGGCGCGCTGATCAGTACGCTGCCCCTGCTCGTCGTCTTCGTGATCTTCGGCAAGCAGATCGTCGGGGGAATCATGTCCGGCGCAGTCAAGGGCTGA
- a CDS encoding extracellular solute-binding protein has protein sequence MRITRTVAGRSRRTAVMATTGLTAAALLLTGCGDSDSDSGGADANGNITLTVADFGQFGYKEAGLFEKYHELHPNITVKENVTADEKVYYPKFLQQLNTGSGLADVQGIEVGRVKELVDTKADAFTDLSKVIDPDQWVNWKALQATTDDGKVIGAGTDIGPMSICYRRDLFEQAGLPTDRTEVAAKLAGGWEDYLALGEEYKKKAPKDTFFMDSASAMYNGVVSSDSEQYYSKDGKAIYKESAGVKAGWKLATEAVDKKLTQGLAQFSVPWQNALRKGSMATVACPAWMAAQIATYSGDQFKGKWDIARTPGETAANWGGSFLSVPAKGKHVKEAGELVKWLTAPEQQAAVFKAAGLFPSNKGAYELPDVKTAKLEYFNNAPIGEIYAEEAQVIPAAVLGPKDGIIKDTIGTQINNMEQRGTSPEDAWDAATEAIDKVIG, from the coding sequence ATGCGCATCACCCGCACCGTCGCAGGTCGAAGCCGCAGAACCGCCGTCATGGCTACTACGGGCCTCACGGCCGCCGCCCTGCTGCTGACCGGCTGCGGCGATTCCGACTCGGATTCCGGAGGGGCCGACGCGAACGGGAACATCACCCTGACCGTGGCCGACTTCGGACAGTTCGGCTACAAGGAGGCGGGGCTCTTCGAGAAGTACCACGAGCTCCACCCGAACATCACGGTCAAGGAAAACGTCACGGCCGACGAGAAGGTCTACTACCCCAAGTTCCTCCAGCAGCTCAACACGGGCAGCGGACTGGCCGATGTGCAGGGCATAGAGGTCGGCCGCGTGAAGGAGCTCGTCGACACCAAGGCGGACGCCTTCACCGACCTCTCCAAGGTGATCGACCCCGACCAGTGGGTGAACTGGAAGGCGCTGCAGGCGACCACCGACGACGGCAAGGTCATCGGTGCCGGCACCGACATCGGCCCCATGTCGATCTGTTACCGCCGTGACCTCTTCGAGCAGGCCGGGCTGCCGACCGACCGCACCGAGGTCGCCGCGAAGCTCGCCGGTGGCTGGGAGGACTACCTCGCGCTCGGTGAGGAGTACAAGAAGAAGGCCCCCAAGGACACCTTCTTCATGGACTCCGCCAGCGCCATGTACAACGGCGTGGTGAGCTCCGACTCGGAGCAGTACTACTCCAAGGACGGCAAGGCGATCTACAAGGAGAGCGCCGGCGTCAAGGCGGGCTGGAAGCTCGCCACCGAGGCGGTGGACAAGAAGCTGACCCAGGGTCTGGCCCAGTTCAGCGTCCCGTGGCAGAACGCCCTGCGCAAGGGCAGCATGGCCACCGTGGCCTGCCCCGCGTGGATGGCCGCGCAGATCGCCACCTACTCCGGTGACCAGTTCAAGGGCAAGTGGGACATCGCCCGCACCCCGGGTGAGACCGCGGCCAACTGGGGCGGTTCGTTCCTCTCCGTGCCCGCGAAGGGCAAGCACGTCAAGGAGGCCGGTGAGCTCGTAAAGTGGCTGACCGCGCCCGAGCAGCAGGCCGCCGTGTTCAAGGCCGCCGGCCTCTTCCCGTCGAACAAGGGCGCCTACGAGCTCCCCGACGTGAAGACCGCGAAGCTGGAGTACTTCAACAACGCCCCGATCGGTGAGATCTACGCCGAAGAGGCTCAGGTCATCCCCGCGGCGGTGCTCGGCCCGAAGGACGGCATCATCAAGGACACCATCGGCACTCAGATCAACAACATGGAGCAGCGTGGCACCAGCCCGGAGGACGCGTGGGACGCGGCCACCGAGGCGATCGACAAGGTGATCGGCTGA
- a CDS encoding carbohydrate ABC transporter permease codes for MATTTPTRGVHGSRPGRRAPKPMTPGRQAWRSRLWRFDDKASPYAYIAPFFLVFGAFGLYPLIYTGWIALHRVEMTGLDQMEWVGWENFSNILQDDEFWTAVTNTFVIGVISTVPQLMMALGLAHLLNYKLRASTFWRTVILTPYATSVASAALVFALVFRADGGLLNWVLGFFGAGETNWANGHWTSNIAIAIIVIWRWTGYNTLIYLAAMQAVPSDLYEAASLDGASRWQQFRNVTIPALRPTILFTIVISTIGSMQLFGEPLLLEGGQIGAQGGSEHQYETLSIYLYNYGWNLGHLGPAAAVAWAMLVLLLLIAAINWLVGRFMRKTAA; via the coding sequence GTGGCAACCACCACCCCCACCCGGGGCGTACACGGATCCCGGCCCGGCCGCCGCGCACCGAAGCCCATGACTCCAGGCCGCCAGGCCTGGCGCAGCCGGCTGTGGCGCTTCGACGACAAGGCCTCGCCGTACGCCTACATCGCGCCCTTCTTCCTCGTCTTCGGGGCCTTCGGGCTCTACCCGCTGATCTACACCGGCTGGATCGCACTCCACCGGGTGGAGATGACCGGCCTCGACCAGATGGAATGGGTCGGCTGGGAGAACTTCAGCAACATCCTCCAGGACGACGAGTTCTGGACCGCGGTCACCAACACCTTCGTCATCGGTGTCATCTCGACCGTCCCGCAGCTGATGATGGCGCTGGGCCTCGCCCACCTGCTGAACTACAAGCTGCGTGCCAGCACCTTCTGGCGCACCGTGATCCTGACGCCGTACGCCACCTCGGTGGCCTCCGCGGCCCTCGTCTTCGCCCTGGTGTTCCGTGCCGACGGCGGCCTGCTGAACTGGGTCCTCGGCTTCTTCGGCGCCGGTGAGACGAACTGGGCGAACGGCCACTGGACGTCCAACATCGCCATCGCCATCATCGTGATCTGGCGCTGGACGGGCTACAACACCCTGATCTACCTGGCCGCGATGCAGGCGGTCCCGTCCGATCTCTACGAGGCGGCGTCGCTCGACGGCGCATCGCGCTGGCAGCAGTTCCGCAACGTGACGATCCCGGCGCTCCGGCCGACGATCCTCTTCACGATCGTCATCTCGACCATCGGGTCCATGCAGCTGTTCGGTGAACCCCTGCTGCTCGAGGGCGGCCAGATCGGAGCGCAGGGCGGCTCCGAGCACCAGTACGAGACGCTCAGCATCTACCTCTACAACTACGGCTGGAACCTCGGACACCTCGGTCCGGCCGCCGCAGTCGCCTGGGCCATGCTCGTCCTGCTGCTGCTCATTGCCGCGATCAACTGGCTCGTCGGGCGCTTCATGCGCAAGACCGCGGCCTGA
- a CDS encoding sensor histidine kinase: MRWALVKVCLAVTAMVVIAFAVPLGLVIKEMARDRAFSDAERQAATIGPTLTITTDREELTRAVLSTEPGGRGRLALHVPAAEPGGSRLEIGTRRATRGDLETVGTSGRASIADVPGGSVLLQPTALGSGGIAVVEVFVPEGEVSNGVGTAWLVLAGVGIALIVGSVAVADRLGVRMVEPAQRLAGAAQDLGEGRLGTRVPEEGPTELRSAAVAFNSMADQVVQLLANERELAADLSHRLRTPLTVLRLNAASLGEGPAAEQTRAAVEQLEHEVDTIIRTAREQRPQTQGGQTGAGAGCDASEVIRERMEFWSALAEDEGRTVRLAGVDRTVRIPVARPELAAALDALLGNVFRHTPEGTAFAVDVHHSGDAVLVLVSDAGPGIPDPESALARGGSGRNGARGGVGSTGLGLDIVRRVAESTGGDLRIGRSVLGGTEVRIWIGLDGGPAERARRGHRVGRRGGRRGPRRVRGRNADFRNAPEAGPDLWRDR; the protein is encoded by the coding sequence ATGAGATGGGCCCTGGTCAAGGTCTGCCTGGCCGTCACCGCCATGGTCGTGATCGCGTTCGCCGTGCCGCTCGGGCTCGTCATCAAGGAAATGGCCCGCGACCGCGCCTTCTCCGACGCCGAGCGGCAGGCCGCCACCATCGGCCCCACCCTCACCATCACCACCGACCGTGAGGAGCTGACCCGGGCCGTCCTGTCCACCGAGCCCGGCGGCCGGGGGCGGCTCGCCCTCCACGTCCCCGCCGCCGAACCGGGCGGCTCCCGCCTGGAGATCGGCACGCGGCGCGCCACTCGCGGGGACCTGGAGACCGTCGGCACGTCGGGGCGCGCGTCCATAGCCGACGTACCCGGTGGCTCCGTGCTGCTCCAGCCCACAGCGCTCGGCTCCGGAGGCATCGCGGTCGTCGAGGTGTTCGTGCCCGAGGGAGAGGTCTCCAACGGCGTCGGCACGGCCTGGCTGGTGCTCGCCGGCGTCGGCATCGCGCTGATCGTCGGTTCGGTGGCCGTGGCCGACAGGCTCGGCGTACGGATGGTGGAGCCCGCCCAGCGGCTTGCGGGCGCGGCCCAGGACCTGGGGGAGGGCCGGCTGGGGACCAGGGTCCCGGAAGAAGGGCCCACCGAGCTCCGCTCCGCCGCGGTCGCGTTCAACTCCATGGCCGACCAGGTGGTCCAGCTGCTGGCCAACGAACGCGAACTGGCCGCCGACCTCTCGCACCGGCTCCGCACCCCGCTGACCGTGCTCCGCCTCAACGCCGCCTCGCTGGGTGAGGGCCCGGCCGCCGAGCAGACCAGGGCCGCTGTCGAACAGCTGGAGCACGAGGTCGACACGATCATCCGTACGGCACGGGAACAGCGCCCCCAGACCCAGGGCGGTCAGACGGGTGCCGGCGCCGGCTGCGACGCGTCCGAGGTCATCCGGGAACGCATGGAGTTCTGGTCCGCGCTGGCCGAGGACGAGGGGCGCACGGTGCGGCTGGCCGGCGTGGACCGCACCGTACGCATCCCGGTGGCCAGGCCCGAACTGGCTGCCGCACTCGACGCGTTGCTCGGCAACGTCTTCCGGCACACCCCGGAAGGAACCGCCTTCGCCGTCGACGTGCACCACAGCGGCGACGCGGTGCTCGTGCTGGTCTCGGACGCCGGACCGGGCATACCCGATCCGGAATCCGCCCTGGCGCGAGGTGGCAGTGGACGGAACGGAGCGCGGGGCGGGGTGGGATCGACCGGCCTCGGCCTCGACATCGTCCGCAGGGTCGCCGAATCCACCGGCGGCGACCTGCGGATCGGGCGCTCGGTGCTCGGGGGCACGGAGGTGCGCATCTGGATAGGGCTCGACGGCGGACCGGCCGAGCGCGCGCGCCGGGGGCACCGGGTGGGGCGGCGCGGCGGAAGGCGTGGGCCACGCCGGGTGAGAGGGCGGAACGCGGACTTCCGTAACGCCCCGGAGGCTGGGCCGGATCTGTGGAGGGACCGGTGA
- a CDS encoding cellulose binding domain-containing protein, translating to MGTSTHRRTASTRTKAVGALVAAAVVGGTVFALTGTAQAAAVGAAYTRASGWSGGYTGQYVVTNDTGTVQSGWTLEFDLPAGTEIDSLWNGEHTVRGGHVTVKPASWNKDLAPGESVTVGFVTTSAGAAADPEGCLINHAACSADGGAAPEPSGRPTGTPAPTSTAASTPTPTRTATGGPTSTPTAGPSGTPGGTAGGAGFAPYVDTSLYPAYDLLDTAAKTGVKEFTLAFITSGGSCAPLWGGVTGLADDKVAAQITALRAGGGDVRVSFGGAAGAELALHCSSVAELATAYGKVIDTYGLTKVDFDIEGGALPDTAANSRRAQAIAQLQKSHPGLDVSFTLPVMPEGLTQPGVDLIADAKKNGVAIGAVNIMAMDYGASYSGDMGDYATQAATATQAQIKGVLGLSDAAAWKAVAVTPMIGVNDVVTEIFTVEDATQLVEFAQEKGIGRLAMWSGTRDAQCAGGAKPAADATCSSILQEPLAFTKAFGAFG from the coding sequence ATGGGCACCAGCACGCACCGCCGCACGGCGAGCACCCGCACGAAGGCGGTCGGCGCCCTCGTCGCCGCGGCGGTCGTGGGCGGCACCGTCTTCGCACTCACCGGCACGGCGCAGGCGGCGGCCGTCGGCGCCGCGTACACGAGGGCCAGCGGCTGGAGCGGCGGCTACACCGGGCAGTACGTCGTCACGAACGACACCGGGACGGTCCAGTCGGGCTGGACGCTCGAATTCGACCTGCCCGCCGGTACGGAGATCGACTCGCTCTGGAACGGTGAGCACACCGTCAGGGGCGGCCATGTCACCGTGAAGCCCGCGAGCTGGAACAAGGATCTCGCTCCCGGCGAGTCTGTGACGGTCGGCTTCGTCACCACCTCCGCCGGTGCAGCCGCCGATCCGGAAGGCTGCCTCATCAACCACGCGGCGTGCTCTGCGGACGGCGGCGCGGCGCCGGAACCGAGTGGACGCCCGACCGGAACCCCGGCGCCCACGTCGACAGCGGCGTCCACGCCGACCCCCACCCGGACCGCGACGGGCGGGCCGACGAGTACGCCGACGGCCGGACCGTCCGGGACGCCGGGCGGCACGGCCGGCGGGGCCGGATTCGCCCCCTACGTCGACACGTCCCTGTATCCCGCCTACGACCTGCTGGACACCGCGGCGAAGACGGGCGTCAAGGAGTTCACCCTGGCATTCATCACGTCGGGCGGCAGTTGCGCCCCGCTCTGGGGCGGGGTGACGGGACTCGCCGACGACAAGGTGGCCGCCCAGATCACCGCCCTGCGGGCCGGGGGCGGCGACGTACGGGTCTCCTTCGGTGGCGCGGCCGGTGCCGAACTGGCGCTGCACTGCTCCTCGGTTGCCGAGCTCGCCACGGCGTACGGCAAGGTCATCGACACCTACGGGCTGACCAAGGTCGACTTCGACATCGAGGGAGGCGCACTGCCCGACACCGCCGCCAACTCACGCCGTGCGCAGGCCATCGCCCAGCTGCAGAAGTCCCACCCGGGGCTGGACGTGTCCTTCACGCTGCCCGTGATGCCCGAGGGCCTCACCCAGCCGGGCGTGGATCTGATCGCAGACGCGAAGAAGAACGGCGTCGCGATCGGCGCCGTCAATATCATGGCGATGGACTACGGGGCGTCGTACAGCGGGGACATGGGTGATTACGCCACCCAGGCGGCCACCGCCACGCAGGCCCAGATCAAGGGCGTGCTCGGCCTCTCGGACGCGGCTGCCTGGAAGGCCGTCGCGGTCACCCCGATGATCGGCGTGAACGACGTCGTCACCGAGATTTTCACCGTCGAGGACGCCACGCAGCTGGTGGAGTTCGCTCAGGAGAAGGGCATCGGCCGGCTGGCGATGTGGTCGGGCACGCGGGACGCACAGTGTGCGGGTGGCGCGAAGCCGGCCGCCGACGCCACCTGCAGCTCGATCCTTCAGGAGCCGCTGGCCTTCACCAAGGCGTTCGGCGCCTTCGGATAG
- a CDS encoding GH1 family beta-glucosidase — MTAVRPDTTPKQAPEAQFPTGFIWGAATASYQVEGAAAEDGRTPSIWDTFSRTPGKVRNGDTGDIAADHYHRYRDDVALMKQLGLKAYRFSVSWSRVQPTGRGPAVERGLDFYRKLVDELLDAGIMPVATLYHWDLPQELEDAGGWPERVTADRFADYAAIVSGALGDRVGMWTTLNEPWCSAYLGYGSGVHAPGRTEPAAALQAAHHLNLAHGRAIEVLRAQLPAAAQTSVTLNLHQVRPLTGSEADADAARRIDAVGNRVFTGPMLRGEYPEDLIADTSHLVDWSKLVKDGDLATISRPVDALGINYYTPTLVSNPVEGASYARSDAHGASQHSPWPGSEHVAFHLPEGKERTAMDWAIDPNGLYNLIMDVTRDHPGLPLMVTENGAAFDDYVSPEGKVEDPERVAYLHGHLDAVRRAVADGADVRGYFLWSLMDNFEWAYGYSKRFGAVYVDYASQRRIPKASAHWYSDVIRRHALPPVGAV; from the coding sequence ATGACTGCCGTACGACCCGACACCACCCCGAAGCAGGCGCCCGAGGCACAGTTCCCCACGGGCTTCATCTGGGGCGCGGCGACCGCCTCCTACCAGGTCGAGGGCGCCGCCGCCGAGGACGGCCGCACGCCGTCCATCTGGGACACCTTCAGCCGTACCCCCGGCAAGGTCCGCAACGGCGACACCGGTGACATCGCCGCCGACCACTACCACCGCTACCGCGACGACGTCGCGCTCATGAAGCAGCTCGGGCTGAAGGCGTACCGCTTCTCGGTGTCCTGGTCCCGGGTCCAGCCCACCGGCCGCGGCCCCGCGGTCGAGCGCGGTCTGGACTTCTACCGCAAGCTCGTCGACGAGCTGCTCGACGCCGGCATCATGCCGGTCGCCACCCTCTACCACTGGGACCTGCCCCAGGAGCTCGAGGACGCCGGAGGCTGGCCCGAGCGCGTGACCGCCGACCGGTTCGCCGACTACGCCGCCATCGTGTCCGGCGCCCTCGGTGACCGCGTCGGCATGTGGACCACCCTCAACGAGCCGTGGTGCTCGGCCTACCTCGGTTACGGCTCCGGTGTGCACGCCCCCGGCCGTACCGAGCCCGCAGCCGCGCTGCAGGCGGCCCATCACCTCAACCTCGCCCATGGCCGGGCGATCGAGGTTCTGCGCGCCCAACTCCCCGCTGCTGCGCAGACCTCGGTCACCCTCAATCTCCACCAGGTCCGTCCGCTCACCGGCAGCGAGGCCGACGCGGACGCCGCCCGACGCATCGACGCGGTCGGCAACCGGGTCTTCACCGGCCCGATGCTCCGGGGCGAGTACCCCGAGGACCTGATCGCCGACACCTCGCACCTGGTGGACTGGTCGAAGCTGGTCAAGGACGGCGACCTCGCCACCATCTCCCGGCCCGTCGACGCCCTCGGGATCAACTACTACACGCCGACCCTGGTCTCCAACCCGGTGGAAGGCGCCAGCTACGCGCGCAGCGACGCCCACGGCGCCAGCCAGCACTCCCCCTGGCCCGGCTCCGAGCACGTCGCCTTCCACCTCCCCGAGGGGAAGGAGCGCACCGCGATGGACTGGGCGATCGACCCCAACGGGCTCTACAACCTGATCATGGACGTCACCCGGGACCACCCCGGCCTCCCGCTGATGGTCACCGAGAACGGTGCCGCCTTCGACGACTACGTCTCGCCCGAGGGCAAGGTGGAGGACCCCGAGCGCGTGGCGTACCTGCACGGGCACCTCGACGCGGTGCGGCGAGCCGTCGCCGACGGCGCGGACGTCCGGGGGTACTTCCTCTGGTCGCTGATGGACAACTTCGAGTGGGCCTACGGCTATTCGAAGCGCTTCGGCGCGGTCTACGTCGACTACGCCTCCCAGCGCCGCATCCCCAAGGCGAGCGCCCACTGGTACTCGGACGTGATCCGCCGCCACGCGCTGCCCCCGGTCGGCGCCGTCTGA
- a CDS encoding TerD family protein encodes MQKMIRGANVGLAALSDDVGSVTMSLGWSSPAGEGDADVSLWLLGGNGKVRSDADFCFHNNPVVGNGSVQLLGKAPTADGYEDRISCDLDAVPPEVEQIVVAASRYGGARFGDLNDLYLTLTDGSGTGLVRFSVEEAGDVGAFIFGELYRRADEWKFRAVGQGYASGLAGLEADFGVDGDDDAGEEGVADRGPDGDATSHTGPPAAPPAAVPSPRAPEPGSPAPASSGEASSQEEPAGRPVTEAPIDAAADAADAEGADGDGDIDRKAVERERAELREFIKGLSPDDIKSGGWFTQLSAQALSSYTEKVDWKYFQERYEGVPADGIVGLRIKMAARYAALEGGLSAGAYTAAVAATLGSLGGASAATVPAAVASMMVDVAFVTRLQLRLAYDIAVLYRVPLDLSDPEDMWKLIRVAFTIKSGEAVQKSVVKAVPAMVRPVIKRFYSGGVLTAAKGLPVVGKYLLQRNVIKIGIPLVGVPLAVVLNRYTTLLAGRHAQAVFRNEARVIELAEGLSRGSRHPQLMLWIAWLVVMADEKIADDETLLMRHLVRAVREEHQVVDEQLAGLIDIDPAEVWRRLDAEPGDLSDLLDVAHRVAAVDGDVNAREKAVISELRDRCSRV; translated from the coding sequence ATGCAGAAGATGATCAGAGGGGCGAACGTCGGACTGGCCGCGCTCAGTGACGACGTCGGCTCGGTGACGATGAGCCTGGGGTGGAGCAGCCCGGCGGGCGAGGGTGACGCGGACGTCTCCCTGTGGTTGCTCGGCGGCAACGGCAAAGTACGCAGCGACGCCGACTTCTGCTTCCACAACAACCCGGTCGTCGGCAACGGCAGTGTGCAGCTGCTCGGGAAGGCCCCCACGGCCGACGGCTACGAGGATCGCATCAGTTGTGATCTCGACGCGGTACCGCCCGAGGTCGAGCAGATCGTGGTGGCCGCGAGCCGTTACGGCGGAGCCCGCTTCGGGGATCTGAACGATCTCTACCTGACGCTCACGGACGGCTCCGGCACCGGTCTCGTCCGGTTCTCCGTCGAGGAGGCGGGCGATGTGGGCGCCTTCATCTTCGGAGAGCTCTACAGGCGTGCCGACGAGTGGAAGTTCCGTGCCGTCGGACAGGGCTACGCGTCCGGCCTGGCCGGGCTGGAGGCGGACTTCGGTGTCGACGGCGATGACGACGCGGGGGAGGAGGGAGTTGCGGACCGGGGCCCCGACGGGGACGCCACGTCCCACACCGGCCCGCCGGCCGCGCCCCCGGCGGCGGTGCCGTCACCTCGGGCACCGGAGCCCGGGTCCCCGGCCCCGGCGAGCTCCGGGGAGGCGAGCAGTCAGGAGGAGCCCGCGGGGCGACCCGTGACCGAAGCTCCGATCGACGCCGCCGCTGACGCCGCTGACGCCGAAGGCGCCGACGGCGACGGCGACATCGACCGGAAGGCCGTCGAGCGTGAGAGGGCCGAGCTGCGGGAGTTCATCAAGGGGCTGAGCCCGGACGACATCAAGTCGGGCGGCTGGTTCACCCAACTGAGCGCCCAGGCCCTGAGTTCCTACACCGAAAAGGTCGACTGGAAGTACTTCCAGGAGCGGTACGAGGGCGTGCCCGCGGACGGCATCGTCGGCCTGCGGATCAAGATGGCGGCCCGGTACGCCGCGCTCGAAGGCGGGCTCTCCGCCGGTGCCTACACGGCGGCCGTCGCCGCCACCCTCGGCAGCCTCGGTGGTGCCTCGGCGGCGACCGTCCCCGCCGCCGTCGCGTCCATGATGGTCGATGTCGCGTTCGTCACCCGGCTCCAGCTCCGCCTGGCCTACGACATCGCAGTCCTCTACCGGGTCCCGCTCGACCTGTCCGATCCCGAGGACATGTGGAAGCTCATCCGGGTGGCCTTCACGATCAAGAGCGGGGAGGCGGTCCAGAAGAGCGTGGTCAAAGCGGTTCCCGCCATGGTGCGGCCGGTGATCAAGCGCTTCTACTCCGGAGGGGTACTGACCGCCGCGAAGGGGCTCCCCGTCGTCGGGAAGTACCTCCTGCAGCGCAACGTCATCAAGATCGGTATCCCCTTGGTCGGCGTTCCCCTCGCGGTGGTGCTGAACCGCTACACGACGCTGCTCGCGGGGCGGCACGCGCAAGCCGTCTTCCGGAACGAGGCGCGGGTGATCGAACTCGCCGAAGGGCTGAGCAGGGGGAGCCGTCACCCGCAGCTGATGCTGTGGATCGCGTGGCTCGTCGTGATGGCGGACGAAAAGATCGCGGACGACGAGACACTGTTGATGCGGCACCTGGTGAGAGCGGTCCGGGAGGAGCACCAGGTGGTCGACGAACAGCTCGCCGGCCTCATCGACATCGACCCCGCCGAGGTGTGGCGGCGCCTGGACGCCGA